A region of Siniperca chuatsi isolate FFG_IHB_CAS linkage group LG23, ASM2008510v1, whole genome shotgun sequence DNA encodes the following proteins:
- the LOC122871055 gene encoding small lysine-rich protein 1 yields MPTKSRKSRSHSSRPTKKTGSPKTPKKRSSSAKSTKTEVDILSPAAMENAYYISHNAVDCLEFRGFGWPHSKKKKKKKGTKRKKKK; encoded by the exons ATG CCCACCAAATCCAGGAAATCAAGGTCTCACAGTTCTAGGCCCACCAAGAAGACTGGGAGTCCAAAAACACCCAAAAAGAGGTCCTCTAGTGCCAAATCCACCAAGACCGAGGTGGACATCCTCAGCCCAGCAGCCATGGAGAATGCCTACTACATTTCTCACAATGCAGTGGACTGTCTGGAGTTCAGAGGCTTTGGGTGGCCACattcaaagaagaagaaaaagaagaagggaaCAAAacggaagaagaaaaagtag
- the dhx57 gene encoding putative ATP-dependent RNA helicase DHX57 isoform X1, translating to MNARKRGGKPNRGGGRFNKPKGGGGGGGGRGGGGGGGGRKAGAHHWDDDDDFSLDFGPSRPSRPGKVRGSGSGGGGGSGRGGGGGGRAGGRDGGRGRGGSDRDRGGRDRDRDGRGNGKSIGQALPWSLARARTCPKSGDSIGPEVSTMPLQRIFMTNENQEQLKELLWDLQTLDFDEQYDESGSDYSGVGENEEDFDELDHREEGQFWATNDEPVERAESPAYEAESDDERPSPEPIISLFAIGKLCRYGFDRERSKQALESFGGEFGATLEQLLHQVFSERYGQKAVSPDGLEGVPMDECLSQRQEESLALAAIYGERFSERIANAVWTVTLDLSFLSDNAARNDGRVGSRDGGGAVNIRDVCRFYMKGQGCRFGDKCKFKHQLPTKGRSGAGSPDLNGPSQPGFSSYSPPEYELQIRFPKGNRYPFQAPIVAFSTTDESVGAAGRLSVTERLFGEALAAAKSSEPVVYTLITICEDETTMNELLAVSHHKYSTLPPVGVVPPPSLSIAKTKSVRSTASEESRSSSSISRSNHTNSRRTAPPNNQRPTDLKETGEAEELDERDEEDEDEAVPVESESYVNLRKKMVNKHNLKIDNLLQENGKLCREFQKKRSSRPFRSMLEHRRKLPAWQEKENILDLLDRCQVLVVSGMTGCGKTTQIPQFILDASLNGRAEQVANIICTQPRRISAISVAQRVAQERAERLGNSVGYQIRLESVRTSATRLLYCTTGVLLRRLESEADLKGVTHVIVDEVHERTEESDFLLLVLKDLIVQRPDLKIILMSATLNANLFSEYFYNCPAVHIPGRTFPVDQFFLEDAIAKSRYVIEDGSPYMRSGKQNSSSTSGRGSKGEPRNVVDDLGNDMWNFMSFSKKDFVKDSIPDQQLSLQELTVRYKDTNKSVLKTISTMDLDKINMDLVESLLEWIVDGKHNYPPGAVLVFLPGLAEIKMLYEQLKSNRMFNNRGASRCAVYPLHSTLSNEEQQAVFSRPPEGVTKIIISTNIAETSVTIDDVVYVIDSGKMKEKRYDASKSMESLEDSWVSRANALQRKGRAGRVASGVCFHLFTSHCFQHQLAEQQLPEIQRVPLEQLCLRIKILDVFAERTLESVFSRLIEPPAMGSLDAAKQRLLDLGALTADEKLTPLGYHLACLPVDVRIGKLMLFGAIFRCLDPALTIAASLAFKSPFASPWDKREEANEKKLAFALANSDHLALLQAYKGWCCAAKNGNQAGFRYCRENFLSWRGLQEIASLKRQFAELLSDIGFIKEGLRARIIERMCSKGTDGVLEATGPEANLNSENIRLMSAMLCAALYPNVVQVRAPQGNYKMTSKGAMKMQPKANELRFMTKNDGCVHVHPSSVNYTVRHYDSPYLVYHEKVKTSRVFIRDCSMVSVYALVLLGGGQVNMELQKEGFVISLDDGWIRFAAASHQVAELVKELRWELDQLLEDKIRNPSMDLCSCPRGSRIIRMIVHLISTQ from the exons ATGAATGCAAGGAAACGAGGTGGAAAGCCGaacagaggaggggggagatTTAACAAGCCaaaaggagggggagggggaggaggaggcagaggtggtggtggaggaggtggaggtagGAAAGCAGGAGCTCATCACTGGGACGACGACGATGATTTCAGCCTTGATTTTGGACCCTCTCGTCCCAGCAG ACCTGGCAAAGTACGAGGCAGTGgcagtggaggtggtggtggcagcggcCGTGGAGGTGGTGGCGGCGGCCGTGCAGGTGGCAGGGATGGAGGTCGAGGAAGGGGAGGTAGCGATCGAGACAGGGGAGGTAGAGATCGAGACAGGGACGGCAGAGGCAATGGGAAAAGCATTGGCCAGGCTCTCCCATGGTCCCTGGCGAGGGCCAGAACGTGCCCAAAGTCAGGTGACAGCATCGGGCCGGAGGTGAGCACCATGCCCTTGCAGAGGATCTTCATGACTAATGAGAACCAAGAACAACTCAAGGAGCTGCTCTGGGATCTGCAGACCCTTGACTTTGATGAGCAATATGA TGAATCTGGTTCAGACTATTCGGGGGTGGGGGAGAATGAGGAGGATTTTGATGAGTTGGACCACCGTGAGGAAGGCCAGTTTTGGGCCACTAACGATGAGCCTgtggagagagcagagagccCAGCATATGAGGCAGAGTCTGATGATGAACGGCCCAGCCCTGAACCTATCATCTCCTTATTTGCCATAGGAAAACTCTGCAG GTATGGGTTTGACAGGGAGCGCAGCAAGCAGGCACTGGAGTCTTTTGGAGGGGAATTTGGCGCCACTTTGGAGCAGCTCCTCCACCAGGTTTTCAGTGAGCGCTACGGCCAGAAAGCAGTTTCCCCCGATGGTCTTGAAGGGGTGCCTATGGATGAGTGTTTGAGCCAGAGGCAGGAAGAATCTCTGGCTCTGGCTGCCATTTACGGTGAGCGCTTCAGTGAGCGGATTGCCAATGCAGTGTGGACAGTAACCCTGGACCTCTCATTCCTCTCAGACAATGCTGCCAGGAATGATGGGAGAGTCGGGAGTCGAGATGGTGGAGGAGCTGTTAACATCCGTGATGTCTGCCGATTCTACATGAAAGGGCAAGGCTGCCGGTTTGGGGACAAATGCAAGTTTAAGCACCAGCTCCCCACTAAAGGGAGATCTGGGGCTGGTTCCCCAGACCTAAATGGCCCAAGCCAGCCTGGCTTCAGCAGCTATTCTCCTCCTGAGTATGAACTACAGATCCGTTTCCCCAAAGGAAACCGTTACCCATTTCAGGCACCAATAGTCGCCTTCAGCACCACCGATGAGTCTGTCGGGGCTGCAGGGAGGCTCAGCGTGACTGAAAGATTGTTTGGAGAAGCGTTGGCTGCAGCAAAGAGCAGCGAGCCTGTTGTTTACACTCTGATCACCATATGTGAGGATGAAACTACCATGAATGAACTGCTGGCTGTCAGTCATCACAAATACAGCACGCTGCCGCCTGTTGGGGTGGTTCCTCCACCCTCTCTTTCCATAGCAAAGACTAAGAGTGTGAGGAGCACAGCTTCTGAGGAAAgcaggagtagtagtagtatcagtaggAGTAATCATACCAACAGCAGAAGAACTGCTCCACCTAACAACCAGAGACCTACAGATC tgaaagagacaggagaggcagaggagctGGACGAGAGggatgaggaagatgaggatgagGCTGTACCAGTCGAGAGCGAGAGTTATGTCAATCTGAGGAAGAAGATGGTGAATAAGCACAACCTGAAGATAGACAACCTACTGCAAGAAAATGGCAAGCTGTGCCGGGAGTTTCAGAAGAAACGG TCATCCCGGCCTTTCAGGTCCATGTTGGAGCACAGGAGGAAGCTGCCGGCTtggcaagaaaaagaaaacatcctcGACCTGTTAGACCGGTGCCAGGTGCTGGTGGTCAGTGGGATGACTGG gtGTGGTAAGACCACTCAGATCCCTCAGTTCATTCTGGATGCCTCATTAAATGGTCGAGCGGAGCAGGTGGCCAACATCATCTGTACTCAGCCACGACGCATCTCTGCCATCTCGGTGGCCCAGAGGGTGGCACAGGAGCGTGCAGAGCGTTTGGGCAACTCAGTGGGCTACCAGATCCGCCTGGAGAGTGTTAGG ACATCTGCCACCAGACTGCTGTACTGCACCACAGGCGTGTTACTGAGGAGGCTGGAGAGCGAGGCAGACCTCAAAGGCGTCACACACGTCATTGTGGATGAAGTGCACGAGCGAACCGAGGAGAG tgactTCCTGCTGTTGGTATTAAAAGACCTGATTGTGCAGAGGCCAGACCTGAAGATCATTCTAATGAGTGCCACACTTAATGCCAACCTCTTCTCTGAGTATTTTTACAACTGTCCCGCTGTCCACATACCAG GGCGTACTTTCCCCGTCGACCAGTTTTTTCTTGAAGATGCCATTGCTAAATCCCG CTATGTCATCGAGGATGGCAGCCCTTACATGCGCTCAGGGAAACAGAATTCGTCTTCCACAAGTGGACGAGGAAGCAAAGGAGAGCCAAGGAACGTGGTGGACGACCTGGGTAATGACATGTGGAACTTCATGTCTTTCTCTAAGAAGGACTTTGTTAAAGACTCCATTCCAGACCAGCAGCTCAGCCTGCAGGAGCTCACAGTCAGATACAAAG ATACTAATAAGTCTGTGCTGAAGACCATTTCTACAATGGACCTGGACAAGATCAACATGGACTTGGTGGAGAGCCTGCTGGAGTGGATTGTAGATGGAAAACACAACTACCCTCCAG GTGCAGTGCTCGTGTTTTTGCCAGGCCTGGCTGAGATCAAGATGCTCTATGAGCAGCTCAAGTCCAACAGAATGTTCAACAACAGGGGCGCAAGCAG GTGTGCGGTGTACCCACTCCACTCAACCTTGTCCAatgaggagcagcaggcagttTTCAGCCGGCCCCCAGAGGGTGTCACAAAGATTATCATCTCCACCAACATCGCAGAGACCTCGGTAACCATTGACGACGTGGTATATGTCATCGACTCTGGCAAGATGAAGGAGAAAAG GTACGATGCATCTAAAAGCATGGAGAGCCTGGAGGACTCATGGGTTTCTCGGGCCAACGCGCTGCAGAGGAAGGGTCGAGCAGGTCGCGTGGCCTCGGGGGTCTGCTTCCACCTCTTCACCAGCCACTGCTTCCAACACCAGCTGGCTGAGCAACAGCTGCCTGAGATCCAGAGAGTGCCTCTAGAGCAGCTCTGCCTCCG AATCAAGATCCTGGACGTGTTTGCCGAGCGGACGCTGGAGTCGGTCTTCTCTCGGCTCATCGAGCCCCCAGCTATGGGAAGTTTGGATGCAGCCAAGCAGCGCCTGCTGGACCTGGGAGCTCTTACTGCAGATGAGAAGCTGACCCCGCTGGGCTACCACCTGGCCTGCCTGCCCGTCGACGTGCGCATTGGGAAACTCATGCTGTTCGGTGCCATCTTTCGCTGCCTCGACCCAGCACTCACCATCGCCGCCAGTCTGGCCTTCAAATCACCATTT GCGTCTCCATGGGATAAGCGGGAAGAAGCCAATGAGAAGAAACTGGCCTTTGCTTTGGCCAATAGTGACCATCTAGCTTTATTACAGGCATACAAG GGATGGTGCTGTGCTGCAAAGAATGGCAACCAGGCCGGCTTCCGTTACTGCAGGGAGAACTTTCTGTCTTGGCGAGGCTTACAG GAGATCGCCAGTCTGAAGAGGCAGTTTGCTGAGCTGCTGTCTGACATTGGCTTCATCAAGGAGGGACTGAGGGCCAGGATTATAGAGCGCATGTGCTCTAAAGGCACCGATGGTGTTCTGGAGGCTACTGGCCCCGAG GCTAACTTGAACTCAGAAAACATCCGGCTGATGTCTGCCATGCTTTGCGCTGCCCTCTATCCCAATGTAGTCCAG GTGCGAGCTCCTCAGGGGAATTACAAGATGACCAGCAAAGGAGCGATGAAGATGCAGCCCAAAGCCAACGAGCTCCGCTTCATGACCAAGAACGACGGCTGCGTCCACGTGCACCCCTCGTCTGTCAACTACACA GTTCGCCACTATGACAGCCCCTACCTGGTTTACCACGAGAAGGTCAAAACAAGCCGCGTCTTCATTAGGGACTGTAGCATGGTGTCTGTCTACGCGCTGGTGCTGCTCGGAGGCGGGCAGGTCAACATGGAGCTGCAGAAGGAAGGGTTTGTCATCTCCCTCGATGATGGATGGATCCGATTTGCTGCCGCTTCTCACCAG GTGGCTGAGCTTGTGAAGGAGCTGCGCTGGGAGCTGGACCAGCTGCTGGAAGACAAAATCAGGAACCCGAGCATGGACCTGTGCAGCTGCCCCCGCGGCTCCCGCATCATCCGCATGATAGTCCACCTCATCTCTACACAGTAG
- the dhx57 gene encoding putative ATP-dependent RNA helicase DHX57 isoform X2 codes for MNARKRGGKPNRGGGRFNKPKGGGGGGGGRGGGGGGGGRKAGAHHWDDDDDFSLDFGPSRPSRPGKVRGSGSGGGGGSGRGGGGGGRAGGRDGGRGRGGSDRDRGGRDRDRDGRGNGKSIGQALPWSLARARTCPKSGDSIGPEVSTMPLQRIFMTNENQEQLKELLWDLQTLDFDEQYDESGSDYSGVGENEEDFDELDHREEGQFWATNDEPVERAESPAYEAESDDERPSPEPIISLFAIGKLCRYGFDRERSKQALESFGGEFGATLEQLLHQVFSERYGQKAVSPDGLEGVPMDECLSQRQEESLALAAIYDNAARNDGRVGSRDGGGAVNIRDVCRFYMKGQGCRFGDKCKFKHQLPTKGRSGAGSPDLNGPSQPGFSSYSPPEYELQIRFPKGNRYPFQAPIVAFSTTDESVGAAGRLSVTERLFGEALAAAKSSEPVVYTLITICEDETTMNELLAVSHHKYSTLPPVGVVPPPSLSIAKTKSVRSTASEESRSSSSISRSNHTNSRRTAPPNNQRPTDLKETGEAEELDERDEEDEDEAVPVESESYVNLRKKMVNKHNLKIDNLLQENGKLCREFQKKRSSRPFRSMLEHRRKLPAWQEKENILDLLDRCQVLVVSGMTGCGKTTQIPQFILDASLNGRAEQVANIICTQPRRISAISVAQRVAQERAERLGNSVGYQIRLESVRTSATRLLYCTTGVLLRRLESEADLKGVTHVIVDEVHERTEESDFLLLVLKDLIVQRPDLKIILMSATLNANLFSEYFYNCPAVHIPGRTFPVDQFFLEDAIAKSRYVIEDGSPYMRSGKQNSSSTSGRGSKGEPRNVVDDLGNDMWNFMSFSKKDFVKDSIPDQQLSLQELTVRYKDTNKSVLKTISTMDLDKINMDLVESLLEWIVDGKHNYPPGAVLVFLPGLAEIKMLYEQLKSNRMFNNRGASRCAVYPLHSTLSNEEQQAVFSRPPEGVTKIIISTNIAETSVTIDDVVYVIDSGKMKEKRYDASKSMESLEDSWVSRANALQRKGRAGRVASGVCFHLFTSHCFQHQLAEQQLPEIQRVPLEQLCLRIKILDVFAERTLESVFSRLIEPPAMGSLDAAKQRLLDLGALTADEKLTPLGYHLACLPVDVRIGKLMLFGAIFRCLDPALTIAASLAFKSPFASPWDKREEANEKKLAFALANSDHLALLQAYKGWCCAAKNGNQAGFRYCRENFLSWRGLQEIASLKRQFAELLSDIGFIKEGLRARIIERMCSKGTDGVLEATGPEANLNSENIRLMSAMLCAALYPNVVQVRAPQGNYKMTSKGAMKMQPKANELRFMTKNDGCVHVHPSSVNYTVRHYDSPYLVYHEKVKTSRVFIRDCSMVSVYALVLLGGGQVNMELQKEGFVISLDDGWIRFAAASHQVAELVKELRWELDQLLEDKIRNPSMDLCSCPRGSRIIRMIVHLISTQ; via the exons ATGAATGCAAGGAAACGAGGTGGAAAGCCGaacagaggaggggggagatTTAACAAGCCaaaaggagggggagggggaggaggaggcagaggtggtggtggaggaggtggaggtagGAAAGCAGGAGCTCATCACTGGGACGACGACGATGATTTCAGCCTTGATTTTGGACCCTCTCGTCCCAGCAG ACCTGGCAAAGTACGAGGCAGTGgcagtggaggtggtggtggcagcggcCGTGGAGGTGGTGGCGGCGGCCGTGCAGGTGGCAGGGATGGAGGTCGAGGAAGGGGAGGTAGCGATCGAGACAGGGGAGGTAGAGATCGAGACAGGGACGGCAGAGGCAATGGGAAAAGCATTGGCCAGGCTCTCCCATGGTCCCTGGCGAGGGCCAGAACGTGCCCAAAGTCAGGTGACAGCATCGGGCCGGAGGTGAGCACCATGCCCTTGCAGAGGATCTTCATGACTAATGAGAACCAAGAACAACTCAAGGAGCTGCTCTGGGATCTGCAGACCCTTGACTTTGATGAGCAATATGA TGAATCTGGTTCAGACTATTCGGGGGTGGGGGAGAATGAGGAGGATTTTGATGAGTTGGACCACCGTGAGGAAGGCCAGTTTTGGGCCACTAACGATGAGCCTgtggagagagcagagagccCAGCATATGAGGCAGAGTCTGATGATGAACGGCCCAGCCCTGAACCTATCATCTCCTTATTTGCCATAGGAAAACTCTGCAG GTATGGGTTTGACAGGGAGCGCAGCAAGCAGGCACTGGAGTCTTTTGGAGGGGAATTTGGCGCCACTTTGGAGCAGCTCCTCCACCAGGTTTTCAGTGAGCGCTACGGCCAGAAAGCAGTTTCCCCCGATGGTCTTGAAGGGGTGCCTATGGATGAGTGTTTGAGCCAGAGGCAGGAAGAATCTCTGGCTCTGGCTGCCATTTACG ACAATGCTGCCAGGAATGATGGGAGAGTCGGGAGTCGAGATGGTGGAGGAGCTGTTAACATCCGTGATGTCTGCCGATTCTACATGAAAGGGCAAGGCTGCCGGTTTGGGGACAAATGCAAGTTTAAGCACCAGCTCCCCACTAAAGGGAGATCTGGGGCTGGTTCCCCAGACCTAAATGGCCCAAGCCAGCCTGGCTTCAGCAGCTATTCTCCTCCTGAGTATGAACTACAGATCCGTTTCCCCAAAGGAAACCGTTACCCATTTCAGGCACCAATAGTCGCCTTCAGCACCACCGATGAGTCTGTCGGGGCTGCAGGGAGGCTCAGCGTGACTGAAAGATTGTTTGGAGAAGCGTTGGCTGCAGCAAAGAGCAGCGAGCCTGTTGTTTACACTCTGATCACCATATGTGAGGATGAAACTACCATGAATGAACTGCTGGCTGTCAGTCATCACAAATACAGCACGCTGCCGCCTGTTGGGGTGGTTCCTCCACCCTCTCTTTCCATAGCAAAGACTAAGAGTGTGAGGAGCACAGCTTCTGAGGAAAgcaggagtagtagtagtatcagtaggAGTAATCATACCAACAGCAGAAGAACTGCTCCACCTAACAACCAGAGACCTACAGATC tgaaagagacaggagaggcagaggagctGGACGAGAGggatgaggaagatgaggatgagGCTGTACCAGTCGAGAGCGAGAGTTATGTCAATCTGAGGAAGAAGATGGTGAATAAGCACAACCTGAAGATAGACAACCTACTGCAAGAAAATGGCAAGCTGTGCCGGGAGTTTCAGAAGAAACGG TCATCCCGGCCTTTCAGGTCCATGTTGGAGCACAGGAGGAAGCTGCCGGCTtggcaagaaaaagaaaacatcctcGACCTGTTAGACCGGTGCCAGGTGCTGGTGGTCAGTGGGATGACTGG gtGTGGTAAGACCACTCAGATCCCTCAGTTCATTCTGGATGCCTCATTAAATGGTCGAGCGGAGCAGGTGGCCAACATCATCTGTACTCAGCCACGACGCATCTCTGCCATCTCGGTGGCCCAGAGGGTGGCACAGGAGCGTGCAGAGCGTTTGGGCAACTCAGTGGGCTACCAGATCCGCCTGGAGAGTGTTAGG ACATCTGCCACCAGACTGCTGTACTGCACCACAGGCGTGTTACTGAGGAGGCTGGAGAGCGAGGCAGACCTCAAAGGCGTCACACACGTCATTGTGGATGAAGTGCACGAGCGAACCGAGGAGAG tgactTCCTGCTGTTGGTATTAAAAGACCTGATTGTGCAGAGGCCAGACCTGAAGATCATTCTAATGAGTGCCACACTTAATGCCAACCTCTTCTCTGAGTATTTTTACAACTGTCCCGCTGTCCACATACCAG GGCGTACTTTCCCCGTCGACCAGTTTTTTCTTGAAGATGCCATTGCTAAATCCCG CTATGTCATCGAGGATGGCAGCCCTTACATGCGCTCAGGGAAACAGAATTCGTCTTCCACAAGTGGACGAGGAAGCAAAGGAGAGCCAAGGAACGTGGTGGACGACCTGGGTAATGACATGTGGAACTTCATGTCTTTCTCTAAGAAGGACTTTGTTAAAGACTCCATTCCAGACCAGCAGCTCAGCCTGCAGGAGCTCACAGTCAGATACAAAG ATACTAATAAGTCTGTGCTGAAGACCATTTCTACAATGGACCTGGACAAGATCAACATGGACTTGGTGGAGAGCCTGCTGGAGTGGATTGTAGATGGAAAACACAACTACCCTCCAG GTGCAGTGCTCGTGTTTTTGCCAGGCCTGGCTGAGATCAAGATGCTCTATGAGCAGCTCAAGTCCAACAGAATGTTCAACAACAGGGGCGCAAGCAG GTGTGCGGTGTACCCACTCCACTCAACCTTGTCCAatgaggagcagcaggcagttTTCAGCCGGCCCCCAGAGGGTGTCACAAAGATTATCATCTCCACCAACATCGCAGAGACCTCGGTAACCATTGACGACGTGGTATATGTCATCGACTCTGGCAAGATGAAGGAGAAAAG GTACGATGCATCTAAAAGCATGGAGAGCCTGGAGGACTCATGGGTTTCTCGGGCCAACGCGCTGCAGAGGAAGGGTCGAGCAGGTCGCGTGGCCTCGGGGGTCTGCTTCCACCTCTTCACCAGCCACTGCTTCCAACACCAGCTGGCTGAGCAACAGCTGCCTGAGATCCAGAGAGTGCCTCTAGAGCAGCTCTGCCTCCG AATCAAGATCCTGGACGTGTTTGCCGAGCGGACGCTGGAGTCGGTCTTCTCTCGGCTCATCGAGCCCCCAGCTATGGGAAGTTTGGATGCAGCCAAGCAGCGCCTGCTGGACCTGGGAGCTCTTACTGCAGATGAGAAGCTGACCCCGCTGGGCTACCACCTGGCCTGCCTGCCCGTCGACGTGCGCATTGGGAAACTCATGCTGTTCGGTGCCATCTTTCGCTGCCTCGACCCAGCACTCACCATCGCCGCCAGTCTGGCCTTCAAATCACCATTT GCGTCTCCATGGGATAAGCGGGAAGAAGCCAATGAGAAGAAACTGGCCTTTGCTTTGGCCAATAGTGACCATCTAGCTTTATTACAGGCATACAAG GGATGGTGCTGTGCTGCAAAGAATGGCAACCAGGCCGGCTTCCGTTACTGCAGGGAGAACTTTCTGTCTTGGCGAGGCTTACAG GAGATCGCCAGTCTGAAGAGGCAGTTTGCTGAGCTGCTGTCTGACATTGGCTTCATCAAGGAGGGACTGAGGGCCAGGATTATAGAGCGCATGTGCTCTAAAGGCACCGATGGTGTTCTGGAGGCTACTGGCCCCGAG GCTAACTTGAACTCAGAAAACATCCGGCTGATGTCTGCCATGCTTTGCGCTGCCCTCTATCCCAATGTAGTCCAG GTGCGAGCTCCTCAGGGGAATTACAAGATGACCAGCAAAGGAGCGATGAAGATGCAGCCCAAAGCCAACGAGCTCCGCTTCATGACCAAGAACGACGGCTGCGTCCACGTGCACCCCTCGTCTGTCAACTACACA GTTCGCCACTATGACAGCCCCTACCTGGTTTACCACGAGAAGGTCAAAACAAGCCGCGTCTTCATTAGGGACTGTAGCATGGTGTCTGTCTACGCGCTGGTGCTGCTCGGAGGCGGGCAGGTCAACATGGAGCTGCAGAAGGAAGGGTTTGTCATCTCCCTCGATGATGGATGGATCCGATTTGCTGCCGCTTCTCACCAG GTGGCTGAGCTTGTGAAGGAGCTGCGCTGGGAGCTGGACCAGCTGCTGGAAGACAAAATCAGGAACCCGAGCATGGACCTGTGCAGCTGCCCCCGCGGCTCCCGCATCATCCGCATGATAGTCCACCTCATCTCTACACAGTAG